The genomic region TCCTCGTCGCCGATGATGGGGCGGGCGAGCGAGATCGCGACGTCACTCATGTCGCGGACTCTGCATCCGCGGTCTCAAGGCCGAGGGAATCACCGTTCTCCACGTAGACCTCTCCGGTTTTCGGGCAACGCCATTTGTCACACTTCTGAGCCTCAAGTGGGACCCCTGAGCGACCGACCCATCCGATTCGTCGGGCCGGCACACCCGCGACCAGTGCAAAATCGGGAACATCGCTGGTGACGACGGCGCCAGCAGCGACCAGAGCCCAGCGGCCGATGGAAACGGGTGCCACGCAGACACTGCGCGCCCCGAGTGAGGCGCCCGTCCCTAAGACGACCCCGACCGGGCTCCAGTCGGAAGCGCTTTTGCTCGTTCCATCGGGGTTGATAGCCCTGGGATGGGTGTCATTGGTCAAAATCGCGCCGGGTCCGACGAATGCGCCGTCCTCAATTACGGCCGGCTCATAGAGAAGAGCGTAGTTTTGTACTTTGACATAATCGCCGATCCGTACGCCGGGCCCGACGTAAGCACCGCGTCCCACGACGCATCCTCGCCCGAGAACGGCGTGCTCGCGGATCTGCGCGAGGTGCCAGACGACCGTGTCCGCACCGACGATTGCACCAGGGTGCACGTCGGCGGATTCAATTATCCGACTTGGAGTCACGAACTCAGATTCTCTGACGGAGGCCCTGGCAAACCCTTGTTCCAGCACACACCGCAACCACCCCCGCCTCAACTTCACGCACCAACAAAGCGGATCGGATGCGCCCTTCTCAGCGCCTCTGATGCCTGCGCAACTCTATACACACAGTGGTCAGGTTGCTACCCTTCGGGCTGGATTCCTGAGTGATTGTTCGTCGGTTTGAATTCGACCGGCGAGTGGCCGTCGCTGCGCGTAACTGGAATGCGTTGATTGGCGATGTACACATTCGGATTGAGCGTGTGCGGCATGCAAGTTTCCCTTTTTGATAACTGCGCGTCACGCCCCGAGGGGGAGATTAGGCGGCCAGGGACGGCGCTTCGGGCACTGGCAGTAGCGTGAGCGCGTGACGCGTCCCCACGGAGTCCGTGCTCAGTCCTTCGGATCAATCGCCGAGAGTTACGACCGCTTCCGGCCGGGCCCGCCGGGGGAAGCCCTGGACTGGGTGCTGCAGGACAATTGCCAGTCGGCGTTGGACCTCGGTGCGGGCACCGGTGCGATGACCCGGGTCCTGCTCCGTCGCGTGCCGGCGGTGACGGCGGTCGAGCCCGACCCGCGGATGCGGGAGGTGCTCACCGAGCGCGTGCCGGGGGCGACCGTGGTGGCCGGCCGCGCGGAGGAGATACCGCTCCCCGATGCCTCGGTGGACGCCGTCCTGGTGAGTTCGGCCTGGCACTGGATGGATCCGGAGCGCGCGCCCTACGAGGTGGCCCGGGTGCTGCGTCCCGGTGGCCGCTTCGGACTCCTCTGGAACGGCCGTGACCGGCAGGTGCGCTGGGTCGCCGACCTGGAGGAGATCGTGCGGGCGGGCACGGTCACCGAGGAAGAGAAGGCGGCGGCGGAGAGCACCCACCGCGATGAGGTGGACGGAGCCGCGCCGCCCCAGGACCGGCGACCGAGAGCCGTTCGGGTCCGGATGCCGGACGACGCGCCGTTCGGCGATACCGCGACCCACGTCGAGCGGTGGTCCCGGCCGATCAGTCCGGAGGACGTCGTCGGCCTCATCGGCACCTACAGCCGGATCATCGTCCTGCCCGAGGTTCAGCGGCAGGCACTGCTCGAGCGGGTCGCCGACTTCACCCGCACCGATCCCGCGCTGTCCGGCCGCGACACTGTCGACCTGCCGATGACCTGTCGCTGCTGGCGGGCCACCCGCGCCTGAGTCCCGCCTCGACCAGGAGTCAGCCGGACACCGTCAGCGAGCCGTGCATGAACGGATGCACGGTGCAGGTGAAGGGGTACTTACCCGGCTTCGTCGGTGCCGTGAAGCTCGACGTCTGACTCGAGGTGATCGTCGCCGACTTGAAGGCCCCGGTCGTCGACGTCACGTTGTGCGGCGCCGAGTCGTTGTTCACGACCTTGACCTTCGTGCCCGGCTTCACCGTCAGCGGTGCCCCGAACTTGAAGTTCTTGATCGTGATCGTGGCCGACGAGGTCGCCGCGCTCTTCGATGGCGACGAGGACGCTGACGCCTTCGACGAGGCCGACGGTGACGACGAGTTGGACGACGATCCGGAGCCGGAGGAGGAACAGGCCGCGGCGATCAGCAGGGCGAACGCGGCCACGCCAATGCGCAGAAGTGCTCTCATAACGGCAAGGTACGACCAATACCGGCGTTCGGTTCAGTGAACCGCCGAAGCTCCGGCTCCGTGTTATCCGGTGAAGGGGGGTAGGTGAGAGTGCCGCCTGAAGCCGATCTGATGCGCGTGCTGCACGACGAGCACGCGTCCGCGCTGTGGTCGTACGCCATGCGACTGACCAGCGGAGATCGAGGTCGGGCCGAGGACGCCGTCCAAGAGACGATGCTTCGGGCCTGGCGGCACCCCGAGGTCCTCGATTCGTCCCGAGGATCACCGCGGGGCTGGCTCTTCACCACCCTGCGGCACGTCGTCATCGATGAATGGCGGGCTCGCAGCGTCCGGCCGGAGAAGGTGACCGACCGGGTCCCCGAAGTGAGCGTGCCGGACGCCGCCGACACCGCCGTACAGTCGTGGCTGGTGGCCGACGCGCTCCGGCAGCTGTCGCCGTCACACCGCGAGGTGCTCGTCGAGTGCTTCTACCGGGGAATGTCGGTCGCCGAGGCGGCCGCCCGGCTGGGAGTGCCCCCTGGCACCGTGAAGTCCCGAACACACTATGCGCTACGCGCCCTGAAACTGGCGCTCGAGGAGATGGGGGTGACCGCGTGACCTGCTTCTACAGCCACGACGGCGCCTCCTACGTGCTGGGTGCGCTCAGCCCGGAGGAGCGACACCGCTTCGAGGAACACCTGCCGACCTGCCCCACCTGCACCGCCACGGTGCAGGAGTTCTCCGGCATGCCCGGCCTGCTCGCCCGGATTTCGTCCGAGGAGGCGGCCGACTCCGGTGCCGAAGCCGAGCCGCCGCCACCCTCGCTGCTGCCCCGGCTCCTCACCCAGGTGCACCGGGAGCGCCGTAGCGCCCGCTGGCGGGTGGTGGCCGTGGCCGCCGCAGCCGCCGCGGTCGTCGGGGTCGGCGGTGCCGCCATCATTTCCTCCGTCGACGACCACCCGGCCGGCCACCCGTCGGTCTCGGCGGTCACCAGCCGGCTGTTCACCATGAAGGCCGTCAACGGCGCACCGGTGCAGGCGACCGTGCGGCTGACGGACAAGGCCTGGGGTACGGCGATCGACATGCACTGCACCTACAGCGGCGACGCCACCGGCAGCGGGGGCGGCTGGGGTGGCGGCGGCGTGCAGTACGTGCTCGTCGCGACCGATCGCAACGGACACCGCCAGCAGCTGGCCACCTGGAAGGCCCTCCCCGAGAAGACGGTCAAGGTGCCGACCGCGGTCGCCATGCCGCGCAGCCAGCTCTCGTCGGTACAGGTCACCACCGGCTCCGGCGAGGTCGTGGCCAACCTCGCGCTGTAACGCGCGGGGGCAGGGTCCTGACGGGGACGGGCCTCCGGTGTGCGGATAATCGCCTATCCGCACCCGGAGGTTGCCCGTGACACGCGTCGCCGTACTCGACGACTACCAGGACGTGGCCGAGTCGCTCGCCGACTGGGCTTCGCTGCCGGACGGCACCGAGGTGGTGTTCTTCTCCTACCACCTCACCGACGTCGACGCGCTGGTCGAGCGGCTCGCCGAGTTCGACGTGGTGGTGCTGATGCGCGAGCGCACCGCCTTCCCGCGGTCGCTGATCGCGCGGCTGCCGCGGCTGAAGCTGATCGTCACCGCCGCGATGAGAAACGTCGCGATCGACGTCGACGCGGCCCGCGATCACGGCGTGGTGGTCAGCGGTACGGAAGGTTCGGGCGGCGCGACCCTCGACCTGACGTGGGGTCTGATCCTGGCGCTGCTGCGGCACCTGCCGGCCGAGGACGCGGCTCTGCGGGCCGGTCGCTGGCAGACCACCCTCGGGGTCGACCTCGCCGGCAAGACCCTGGGACTGCTGGGGTTGGGGCGGCTCGGCAGTGGGGTCGCCAGGGTCGGACGCGCCTTCGGGATGGAGGTCATCGCCTGGAGCGAGCACCTCACCGCCGAACGTGCGGCCGAGGTCGGCGCCACCCGGGTCGAGCGGGACGAGCTTTTCTCCGCCGCCGACATCCTCTCGATCCACGTCGTGCTGAGCGACCGCACCCGCGGCCTGGTGGGCGCGAAGGAACTGGCCGCGATGAAGCCCACGGCGTACCTGATCAACACCTCCCGCGGACCGATCGTCGACGAGACGGCGCTGATCGACGCTTTGCACGCGCGGCAGATCGCCGGCGCCGGCCTCGACGTGTACGACGTCGAGCCGCTGCCGATGACGCATCCGCTGCGGTCGGCGCCGCACACGGTGCTGACGCCGCACATCGGTTTCGTCACCCGGGAGACCTACCGGCAGTGGTACAGCGGCGCGGTTGAGGACATCGCGGCGTTTTTGTCCGGAAAGCCGATCCGAGTCCTTACGTAACATCGGTGTGAAAAACGTGCGTATACCGGTGCATTGCCGGAGACTGAAGACGTGCTAGCCGAGTACGACGAGCTCGACGCAGTCGGCAGCGCCTACGTCGAGCACCTGAGCGACACCGACCTGCGCACGCTGGTCGGAGCCGACGGGGTGACGGTGGAGGAGCAGGACCGCCGCGTGCAGGCGCTGCGTCGCCAGCCCGCGCTTGTCCTCGACGTGCTCGCCCGGCCCGCCACGGTCGACGCCCTGCTCAACCTCGCCGGGACGACCGGTCGACGCAGCGAGCGGCTGACCTTCGTCTCGCCGTTCCTCGTCTTCGCCGCGGCCGTGCACCGGACCGCCGCCGATCTCGGGCAGACCTACTACACGACCGAGCGCTCCGGGCCGCGGCTGCGGGTCCCGGTCTTCGACTCCGCCGACCTCGCCGCCTACCTCGCCCTGGCCCGCCGGCGGCTGTTCCTCATCGACCTGCTGGCGTCGTTCACCCGGGTGTCGAGCGGGGTGGCGTGGACCAAGACCTCCGGCGGATGGCAGCGGCGGCGGTGGAACGAGCTCGACCCGCTGCGCCTGGCCGCGCTGCTGGACGCCGTACCTGAAGATCAGAAGCCGGGCGTCTGGCGCCGGATGGGCGACCTGGCGCTCTTCCTCACCGGCGTGTTCCCGGATCGGGCGACGCCGAGCGGACCGTTCGACTCCAACCGGCTGGCGCGGCTGACCGGGCTGTCCCGGCCGCCCGAGGACGACGACCCGCTCGACCTGCTCGAGCGCTTCGGTGCGCGCTGGTATCTCATCGCCGCCGAGCGGGCGTTGGCGCAGACGTCGACGACCGCCGAGCTGCGTGACGCGGCCGAGCACTTCCACCAGGCGCGCCGGGTGCTCAACGCCGTCACCGACCGGTATCTCTTCCCGCTGTCCAACGACTGGTTCACGCCGCCGTCGTAACCCGCTCCGTTGCTGGCTGGCTGGTTGGTTGCTGGTCGACGGGTTGGTCGACCAAAACGCACTAGGAGTGCGTTTTGGGGGCCGGGCGCGGCGTGTCGCTGACCAAAACGCACTCCGAGTGCGTTTTGGGCGGGCGCCGGGCTGGGCAAGCGCCGGGGGAGCGGCGGGTCGCCGCACCCTGGACAAAACCCACTAGTAGTGGGTTTTGGACGGTCCGTACGGCGTGTCGTGGACCACAACCCACTAGTAGTGGGTTTTGTCCAGGCGTCCGACGGCTGGCGGGCCGGCGGCGCCGACGCTCGGTTGACAGGCCAAAGGGGGCACTCCTACGTTTACTCGGTAAGCGTTTCCCCAGAGGAGAAGTCGACCATGCCGGATCGGATCAAAATCGGGCTCGTAGGCACGGGCAACATCGCCAACTCGCATCTGCGGGCGATCAAGGCGCACGAGGGCCGGGCTGAGGTCGTCGCCGCCATGGACGTCGATCAGGGCCGGCTGGACGAGTTCTGTGAAAAGCACGACATCCCCAACAGCTACAAGTCGGTCGAGGACATGCTCGCCGCCGAGCAGCTCGACCTCGTCGACGTCTGCACCCCTCCCGGCGCCCACGCCGACCCGGCGATCGCCGCCCTCGACGCCGGCGCATCGGTGCTCGTCGAGAAGCCGCCGTGCCTCTCCCTCGAGGACTTCGACCGCATCGCCGAGGCCGAGAAGCGCAACAAGGGTCACTTCATCACGGTCTTCCAGCACCGGTTCGGATCGGCAGGCCGGCACGTCAAGCACCTGATCGACGACGGCTTGCTCGGCGCGCCCTACGTCTCCATCTGCCACACCCTCTGGTTCCGCGGCGACGCCTACTACGAGGTTCCGTGGCGCGGCCGGTGGGACACCGAGGGCGGCGGTCCGACCATGGGCCACGGCATCCACCAGATCGACCTGCTCGGTCATCTGCTGGGCGAGTGGACCGAGATCTCGGCGACCGCAGCGCGGATGGCGCGGCACGTGCAGACCGAGGACGTGTCCTTCGCCCACGTCAGCTTCGCCAGCGGCGCGATCGCCAGCGTCGTCAACAGCATCCTGTCGCCGCGCGAGGAGAGCTACCAGCGCTTCGACTTCGCTCGCGGCACCCTCGAGCTGACCCACCTCTACGGCTACGACGCGCAGAGCTGGCGGTTCACCCCGGCGCCCGGCGTCGAGGCGGGGCCGGAGATCTGGCCGGCTCCCGGCCCCGACGTCAAGAGCTCGCACGCGGCGCAGTACGGCGACATCCTCGACAGCCTCGAGCGGGGCGAGCGCCCCGGGTCGACGGGACCGGGCGCAAGGCGCACGCTGGAGCTCGTGACCGGCCTCTACGCGTCCGCCTTCACCGGCACCCGGGTACGCCGCGAAGACCTCAGCCCCGGCAACCCCTTCTACCACCGGCTGCACGGCGATCATCCCGACTGGGCGCCGACCGCGACCGCCTGACGACAACTTCCGAAAGGTCCGCCCGTGCCCCAGCCAGACTCCTCGATGCAGCTCGCCGAGACCGCGGACGCGGTCACGCTCGAAGCCGGTGGCGTCGAGCTGTTCCGCTACGTCGTCCAGCCCGACGTGCCGCAGTTGGAATCGCCGCACCCCTACATGCATCCGCTGCGTACGACGACCGGCGAGCTGGTCTCGCTCTACCGCCCGCACGACCATGTCTGGCACAAGGGCATCTCGCTCGCGCTGCCCAACGTCGACGACGCCAACTTCTGGGGCGGCCCGACCTACGTGCGCGACAAGGGCTACGTGCAGTTGCACAACAACGGCACGCAGCGCCATGACGAGTTCACGAAGGTCCACATCACCGACGGGATCGCCCGGATCGACGAGCAGCTGTCCTGGATCACCGAGCAGGGTGAGCACTGGATCGACGAGAAGCGCCGCTTCGGCGCCTACCTGCTCCCCGAGGAGTCGGCCTGGGTGCTGACTTTCGAGACGGCGCTGCACAATCGGCGCGAGACGCCGATCCAGTTCGGCAGCCCGACCACCGAAGGGCGCCCGGCCGCCGGCTACGGCGGCTTCTTCTGGCGCGGACCGCGGTCCTTCAACAACGGCAAGATCCTCGCGCCCGACACGTCCGGTGAGGCGCTGATGGGGCAGCGCGCCGAATGGCTCGGTTACGTCGGCAAGCACGACGGGATCGACGGCGCGGCCACCATCGTCTTCGTCGACAACACCGCCAACGTCCGGCACCCCACCCAGTGGTTCGTCCGCAGCGAGCCCTACGCCTGCGTATGCCCGGCGCCGTTCTTCGACGAGGTCCTCGACGTCCCGGCCGACGACACGCTGACCCTGCGCTACGACTTCCTCATCGGTTCGGGAAGCTGGGATCCGGCGCGGATCGGGCAGGTCGTCTCCGACCGGGTTCGCGGCGTCGACGCGCTCGGCCGGTCGTGACCGACCCGTCGCTCGCCTTTCCCGGAGCGACCGCGGTCACCGGCCTCGACGTCTATGACTGGTCCGGGCCGGACGGCGAACCGGGCGGCTCCGCACACGTCCACCTGCTGTGCACCGAGGCCTACATCGTCGTCAGCGGGTCCGGCCGGTTGCAGACCCTCGGCTCCGCGGGCTTCACCGAGACACCGCTCGCCCCGGCCGACGTGGTCTGGTTCACCCCCGGCACGATCCACCGGCTGGTCAACGAAGATGGCCTGAAGATCCTGGTCGTGATGCAGAACGCCGGCCTGCCCGAGGCCGGTGACGCCGTACTCACCTTCCCGCCGGAGATCCTCGCCGACCGTGAGCGCTACGCCGCCGCCGCGTCGCTCGCCGACGAGCGACACGTCTACGCCTCCGACGAGGCCGCGGCGCGACGCCGTAAGGACCTGGCGATCGAGGGCTTCGGTGAGCTGCGCCGCCGGGTCGAGGAGCACGGCCCGGGCGAGCTCGACGCCTTCTACGACGCCGCGCACAAGTTGGTGGCGCCGAAGCTCGAGGCCTGGGAGAGCCAGCTCAGTGCCGGAGCGGCGGCGGTAGCCGACCTGGCCGCGAAGCGCCTGGCGGCACTCCGGGGCGGCGACTACAGCCACCTCGGCGCGGCGGCGGTCGTCGCCGACGCGCCGTCCGGACCGAAGCTGGGGATGTGCGGCCGGCTCACGACCTACGACGGCTCTCTCTAGCAGGATTCAGCGGTTGCGGTAGGCGTCCGAGCGAGCGAACACGCCGACGACCTCGACGCGATGGTGGTCCTCGTCGATGCGGTAGAGGACGCGGTAGGTGCCGCGTCGCGCGCTGTGGCGATCGTCGAGCGGAGGGCGCAGGCGTCTACCTACGCGCTGCGGATTCTCCAGCAGCGGGCCGACGATGAATTCGTAAGCCGCAAAGGCTACTGGCTGTGGAAGTTGCTCAGCGAGCTGCCGACGTGCGGTTGGGGCAATCAGTAGGTCGTATCTGCGATCGTTCACGCACCGGCTCGCCGGGCAGCCATCGCTGCTGCAAGGTCCCGCTCGCTTTCACCCTCGCCTCGAGCGAGTTCGTCTTCGGCCGTACGAAGCGCATGCACCGCGTCCGAGTCCGACAGGACTGCGATGGTTTCCTCGAGCGACTCAAGGTCGTCGACAGCGAGGAGCACCGCCGTGGGCCGGCCGTGCACGGTCACCGTCACACGCTCGTGCTGCGCACCAACTCGCGCTACCAGGTCAGAGAGGTGGGCCTTAGCTTCCGCAATTGAACTCATCGCCGCCATGGTCATAAGTATGACCAAACATTTGGGTGATGTCTAGCCGCACCGCGCCGTTTTCGGGGCGTCTGTCGCAATCAGCCGCCGGCGGTGAGGGTCTTCAGCTGATCGAGCGACTCGCGCATGATCTGCGACAGGTCCCGGTCGCCCGGCTCATTGATCCAACGCTCGAACGCCACGCGGAAGACGGCGATCCCCGCCTCGGCCGCCAGACTCGACTCCGGGTCGGTGACGCCGCGTCGGCGTAACCCGTCGGCGAGAGCCGCCGACAGCGACGCCATCTTGATCAGTTCGCGCTCTCGCAGCTCCGCGTTGGCGACGATGACGGCCTGACGCTGACGGGAGAATGCGCGGCCCTCCCCGATCACCGCTGCGGCGGCGTCGAGTGCGGCCGCGATGGCCTCCATCGGCGAGGCGGAGTCGGGGGCACCGTCGAGGGCTCCCACCATGCGCTCCTGCAGGAACGCCGAACCGCCGAAGAGCACCTCGCGCTTGTCGGCGAAGTAGCGGAAGAAGGTCCGCGCCGTGAGGCCCGCGCGCTGGGCGATCTCGGCCACGGTCGTCTGCTCGAACCCGCGCTCGACGTAGAGCTCCATCGCCGCCTGTCGGAGCCGGCCGCTCGCGTCCGGCTCCCATCGACCCATGCCGTCAGTCTAGGTGATGACACGCGATGACATCAGCCTGTACAGTGATGTCATCAAGTGACATCAGGCCGGCTTGCGGGCCGTTGATCATCTGGAGGATTTCATGCGCATCTTCGTCACCGGAGCATCCGGCTGGATCGGTTCGGCCGTCATCCCGGAGCTCCTCGATGCCGGCCACAAGGTCGTCGGTCTCGCCCGCTCGGACACCGCGGCGGCAGCGGTCGCCGCACGCGGCGCCGAGGTCCACCGCGGCGGTCTCGACGACCTCGACGGCCTGCGTGCAGGGGCAGCCGCGTCCGATGGGGTCGTCCACCTGGGCTACAACCATGACTTCTCGCGCATGGAGCAGGCTGCGCAGACGGACCTGCAGGCGATCGAGGCCATCGGCGCGACCCTCGAGGGCACCGATCGGCCATTCGTCATCGCCTCCGGCGCAGCCGGGATCGCGTCCGGACGCGTCGCCACCGAAGAGGACATGCCAGACCTGGGCGCCCACCCGCGGGTCGCCAGCGCCCAAGCGGCGCTCTCCTTCGGCACCCGAGGGGTGCGCTCATCGATCGTGCGGTTCGCTCCGACGGTCCACGGCGCTGGCGATCACGGTTTCGTAGCCGCGCTGGTCGGCATCGCTCGGGACACGGGAGTGTCCGGCTACATCGACGACGGCGCCAACCGCTGGCCGGCGGTGCACCGACTCGATGCCGGCAGCCTCGTCCGGCTCGCCGTCGACGACGCACCCGCCGGTTCGGTCCTGCACGCCATCGCCGAGGAGGGTGTGCCGACCCGGGCCATCGCCGAGGCGATCGGTCGCGGCCTCGACCTGCCGGTGGTCTCCGTTCCGGCCGAGCAGGCGAGCAGCCACTTCGGCTTTCTCGGCGGCTTCTTCAGCGTGGATTGTCCGGCCTCGAACCGGCTGACGCGTGAACTGCTGGGGTGGACGCCGACGCAGCACGGTCTCATCGCAGACCTCGACGAGGGGCACTACTTCAACGGCCCGTCGACGCGTTGACTCCGCCGACGGTGGCCGATTAGTTGCGGCCTCAGAGCCGGGATCTCAGTACGGCGACCTCGGGGAACTCGTCCGGCGAGCCGTAGCCGTGCTCGGCCAGCCAGCGGACGTTGGTCAGGCATCGCAACGACCACCACGCGTGGATGAGGTCGCGGTCAACGTCGGTGCCGTAGCCGGCGACGACGTCGCCAACGTGCTCCTCGTGTCCGAGCGTCAAGATGGCGAGGTCGAACAGGGCATCGCCCTTGCTGGCCTCGGACCAGTCGATTACGCCGGTGACCTTGTCACCATCGACGAACACGTGGTCTACCTGCAGGTCGCCGTGCGTGAAGACAGGTGTCCACGGCCGGAGTGCGGCCTCGGCAACCCGGCGGTTACGCGTGACCACGTCGGGGGGAAGGACGCCGTTGGCGAGGAGCCACTCGCATTCGCCGTCGAGGCGCGATGCGAGCTCGTCGATGTTCGGACCGGGCCGTGGCGGCAGCGGCGCGTCGTGCAGCATCCGTACTGCGGCACCCGCCGCTGCCCACGCGGTGGGCGACGCGGTCGACGGCTCACCGAGGTGGCCGAGTGCGATCCCGGGGAGGGCGGCGAGCGCGAGCACGGGCGGCTTCCGCCACAGGACCTCCGGAGTCGGGATCGGCGCCATATCCATCGCCTCGACCTCGACGTCGATGCGCGTCTGATCAGCGTCGATCTTCAGGAACACGTCACCGACGCGCAGGGTCGTGCGCTCGCTATGGGCGACGACGACCTTGACCTCCTCCATGTCGGCCATTGTCGCGTGATGACCACCGACGTCGCCACGTGTTTTGTCGCGTGCGGAACCCGACCCGGCTGATGTCTCGACGCGGACGGCTAGACCGGTGATGTCGCGGAGATCTCGACACCCCGCTGACGCTGTACCTCGCGCGCCGTGCGCTGGTAGCGGACCATGTCGACCGAGAGCACGATCAGCGCCACCCAGACCAGCGCGAAACCCATCAGCCGCAGCGCCGGCATCGGCTCGTGGAAGACGAGGACGCCGAAGGCGAACTGCATCACCGGCGTGACGTATTGCAGCAGCCCGAGCGTGACCAGCGGCAGCCGCCGTGCCGCGCCGGCGAAGAACAGCAGCGGTACGGCGGTCACGACGCCGGCGCCGACGAGCAGAACCGCCTGCGCCACACCGGAATGCCCGAAACTACTGCGCCCGTCCGCGGCGAGGAAACCCAGATAGACCAGCGACGGGATCAGCAGCGTCGCCGTCTCGACCGTGAGGCTGTGCGACGCGGGCGCACCGACGTGCTTCTTGATCAGGCCGTACGAGCCGAAGGAGAAGGCCAGCGTCAACGCGATCCAGGGCGGGTGGCCGTAGTCGACGGCGAGGACGAGCACGGACACGGCACCGAGGCCGACCGCCGCCCACTGCACCGGGCGCAGGTGCTCGCGCAGCACCAGCACGCCCAGCAGGACCGTGACGAGCGGGTTGATGAAGTAGCCCAGCGACGTCTCCACGACCTCGCCGTGGTTGACGCCCCAGATGTAGACGCCCCAGTTGGTCGCGATGAGGATCGCGCCGAGCGCCATCAGTGCGAGCCGTCCCGGCTGGTGCAACAGTTCGCGGATCCACCGCCAGTTGCGTTGCACGGCGAGGATCGCGATCACTACGACCAGCGACCACACCACCCGGTGGGCCAGGATCTCCAGCGCACCGGCAGGACGCACCCATGGCCAGTAGAGGGGGAAGAGCCCCCACATCACGTAGGCCGCGGCGCCGAAGAGCAGTCCTTTGCGTCCCTCGGTCATCGGCGGGACGTCAGCCGACGATCCAGGTATCCGACCCGTGCAGCAGACCGGTCAGGTCCGCGTCCTTGGCTGCGGTCGCGTCCTCGACCTGCTCGCGCATGCTGTCGTCGTACGCCGACCGCTCGACCGACCGGAAGACGCCGACCGGCGTGTAGTGCAGGTCGCTGCCGGACAGCCGGGACAACGAGAAGGCGTAGCTCGGGTCGTCGGCGTGGGCATCGTGCACGACGATCCGCGGGTCGTCGTCGGCGACGTCCTCGGCGATCTGCAGGCTGCCGGTCGCCGGGTCGCGCACGACACCCTTCGTGCCGTCGCGGCCGAAGCGCAGCGGCTCGCCATGCTCCATCCGGATCGTCCAGTCGTCGCGCGTCTCCGGGTCCTTGAGCAACTCGTAGGCGTCGTCGTTGTAGATGTTGCAGTTCTGGTAGATCTCGACGAGCGCCGTGCCGCGGTGCTGGGCCGCGGCCTGCAGGACCGAGGTCAGCTGCTTGCGGTCGGAGTCGATGGCGCGCCCGACGAAGCTGGCCTCCGCGCCGAGCGCGAGCGACACCGGGTTGAACGGTGCGTCGAGCGACCCGAGCGGGGTGGACTTCGTGATCTTGCCGACCTCCGACGTCGGTGAATACTGCCCCTTGGTGAGGCCGTAGATCCGGTTGTTGAACAGCAGGATCT from Mycobacteriales bacterium harbors:
- a CDS encoding zf-HC2 domain-containing protein — translated: MTCFYSHDGASYVLGALSPEERHRFEEHLPTCPTCTATVQEFSGMPGLLARISSEEAADSGAEAEPPPPSLLPRLLTQVHRERRSARWRVVAVAAAAAAVVGVGGAAIISSVDDHPAGHPSVSAVTSRLFTMKAVNGAPVQATVRLTDKAWGTAIDMHCTYSGDATGSGGGWGGGGVQYVLVATDRNGHRQQLATWKALPEKTVKVPTAVAMPRSQLSSVQVTTGSGEVVANLAL
- a CDS encoding D-2-hydroxyacid dehydrogenase family protein — protein: MTRVAVLDDYQDVAESLADWASLPDGTEVVFFSYHLTDVDALVERLAEFDVVVLMRERTAFPRSLIARLPRLKLIVTAAMRNVAIDVDAARDHGVVVSGTEGSGGATLDLTWGLILALLRHLPAEDAALRAGRWQTTLGVDLAGKTLGLLGLGRLGSGVARVGRAFGMEVIAWSEHLTAERAAEVGATRVERDELFSAADILSIHVVLSDRTRGLVGAKELAAMKPTAYLINTSRGPIVDETALIDALHARQIAGAGLDVYDVEPLPMTHPLRSAPHTVLTPHIGFVTRETYRQWYSGAVEDIAAFLSGKPIRVLT
- a CDS encoding PmoA family protein: MPQPDSSMQLAETADAVTLEAGGVELFRYVVQPDVPQLESPHPYMHPLRTTTGELVSLYRPHDHVWHKGISLALPNVDDANFWGGPTYVRDKGYVQLHNNGTQRHDEFTKVHITDGIARIDEQLSWITEQGEHWIDEKRRFGAYLLPEESAWVLTFETALHNRRETPIQFGSPTTEGRPAAGYGGFFWRGPRSFNNGKILAPDTSGEALMGQRAEWLGYVGKHDGIDGAATIVFVDNTANVRHPTQWFVRSEPYACVCPAPFFDEVLDVPADDTLTLRYDFLIGSGSWDPARIGQVVSDRVRGVDALGRS
- a CDS encoding sigma-70 family RNA polymerase sigma factor, which translates into the protein MPPEADLMRVLHDEHASALWSYAMRLTSGDRGRAEDAVQETMLRAWRHPEVLDSSRGSPRGWLFTTLRHVVIDEWRARSVRPEKVTDRVPEVSVPDAADTAVQSWLVADALRQLSPSHREVLVECFYRGMSVAEAAARLGVPPGTVKSRTHYALRALKLALEEMGVTA
- a CDS encoding Gfo/Idh/MocA family oxidoreductase; this translates as MPDRIKIGLVGTGNIANSHLRAIKAHEGRAEVVAAMDVDQGRLDEFCEKHDIPNSYKSVEDMLAAEQLDLVDVCTPPGAHADPAIAALDAGASVLVEKPPCLSLEDFDRIAEAEKRNKGHFITVFQHRFGSAGRHVKHLIDDGLLGAPYVSICHTLWFRGDAYYEVPWRGRWDTEGGGPTMGHGIHQIDLLGHLLGEWTEISATAARMARHVQTEDVSFAHVSFASGAIASVVNSILSPREESYQRFDFARGTLELTHLYGYDAQSWRFTPAPGVEAGPEIWPAPGPDVKSSHAAQYGDILDSLERGERPGSTGPGARRTLELVTGLYASAFTGTRVRREDLSPGNPFYHRLHGDHPDWAPTATA
- a CDS encoding class I SAM-dependent methyltransferase — encoded protein: MTRPHGVRAQSFGSIAESYDRFRPGPPGEALDWVLQDNCQSALDLGAGTGAMTRVLLRRVPAVTAVEPDPRMREVLTERVPGATVVAGRAEEIPLPDASVDAVLVSSAWHWMDPERAPYEVARVLRPGGRFGLLWNGRDRQVRWVADLEEIVRAGTVTEEEKAAAESTHRDEVDGAAPPQDRRPRAVRVRMPDDAPFGDTATHVERWSRPISPEDVVGLIGTYSRIIVLPEVQRQALLERVADFTRTDPALSGRDTVDLPMTCRCWRATRA
- a CDS encoding cupredoxin domain-containing protein, with amino-acid sequence MRALLRIGVAAFALLIAAACSSSGSGSSSNSSSPSASSKASASSSPSKSAATSSATITIKNFKFGAPLTVKPGTKVKVVNNDSAPHNVTSTTGAFKSATITSSQTSSFTAPTKPGKYPFTCTVHPFMHGSLTVSG
- a CDS encoding acyltransferase, producing the protein MLEQGFARASVRESEFVTPSRIIESADVHPGAIVGADTVVWHLAQIREHAVLGRGCVVGRGAYVGPGVRIGDYVKVQNYALLYEPAVIEDGAFVGPGAILTNDTHPRAINPDGTSKSASDWSPVGVVLGTGASLGARSVCVAPVSIGRWALVAAGAVVTSDVPDFALVAGVPARRIGWVGRSGVPLEAQKCDKWRCPKTGEVYVENGDSLGLETADAESAT